The following are from one region of the Acanthopagrus latus isolate v.2019 chromosome 2, fAcaLat1.1, whole genome shotgun sequence genome:
- the bcl9l gene encoding B-cell CLL/lymphoma 9-like protein: MHQDNKLANHGKQVTGDSRSQMPSINQQAQQQQQQQQQGAAGHLGPKGVGAGSHGVKTNQISPGNPGLKAVSQSVSNVGGMLKTKSKRERSVSIDSGESRNAIPPALETDAKGEGVMRSKRRCVLEKKQPYSGDEWCSGPDTEEDEDKPHTATHRERGLAGPIQGLSDRLSTRPMSEPVGPVMGCGVGPGIKAEPPQPSQQVVYVFTTSLANSAAEAVMKGQSDSILLFHQQNVPRSKLGQGHQSAKPPNPSEKVNSSSSPPIGTPKSQSGTPRPASAGVVGPLHHVGTPSSAGHSDNESSQTRPGGASSNNSIIGHRSDGGSTATPTGPVPGTGDGEGAGVMTLPVAAVSPSGSPSILSAHLQSDTGQRSGPGNSDGLSKEQLEHRERSLQTLRDIERLLLRSGASGGPGETGGSNNNASSNPSNINNNNSTDRSGILEDGDNGTNNSGNCSSGNMLSSALAPIGGMKRYEEPLQSIISQTQSLGGPALDSPQMDSHHNIPQHPHHQLSSPGGDMGPLLGPEGLTPEQMAWRKLQEEYYLEKRRQQDIQPPTHPQHFRMMAEMGMHGGPMMMRGPPPPYHSKPGDQQWGPGNMMGGGMGGNARMMDIHQDGPRGPRFLGQMQRGPPGGGGFPANAGGVLSVEGLGPQRPTRPGMIWLDDMPNNMGGGGPFHGCYPGGPPQHLQGDPEHTLTHEEMFRIMEKRQLQMQRLPRFELDRLAKQQQQGNLGSRLMDNPGDPDFPNLSMGRGPPSSRGDPMDFPGSREIMGSPGGGAQMRDLVDSPLGSNLTMNMNPQMNVQQQQQMMLSQKLRGGPAGGLSLGEMFSPGEIARIRASQNGRGGNKGMIPGPDGPFHYPNQGPFSGGQVEGPYLQQSGPEMFGPDQQGPNQMGGTPRLSHMPMTGGLRGPDLSPRHQSDLSINVNPLTSPSVPPPHQLKSPSLNQEPSPLLPSPSAPGLKSPSQISSAGHHPLPPVSGAGTPSSASMKSPQVMGSSNLVLHSPSASPGRLKSPAMAVGSPGWASPKTALPSPGVPPSGKVVGNGGSSSTETGQSLPPRSSNSTPISQPGSMNPTMPFTSSPNALPSQNPLSLIMSQMSKYAMPSSTPLYHDAIKTIATSDDEMLPDRPLLSGVSIGGNMGNPQTTQILVSQGSIGPHSDPQSPMGIVSQGQQHLSHEASGPVLSSPNQMGMPAMNSAMMGGGGPDGMGPCNVSPISQNQMGGFPRIQQTPHGPMHSPIGAMSQNFSQSNEDILPPQQLHLLSKGHPLQRPSHPSDSFASLPMGDGPDLSEVIRPTHTGIPEFDLSRIIPSDKPSSTLQYFPKSEPHQNPHQGPPSQQPTPQQLLKQLSSSGPPHSSGPSSNPHLANLQNMMAEQQLPPHPSHGGIRQSMGIPQGGSRGMVSAGMGPMCPPGHMIGRTGMMPQQQLQQQQAMMANSLLHHPSNPYPGMMSSQQHPHNLMTQQNIMMMQAKQRGMSIPGDPFGPQGPLMSPQGPMMAPSHPQSGMMGPQSLRQRGMSLDSPIGYGPGGMANMPF, encoded by the exons ATGCACCAGGACAATAAACTGGCCAATCATGGCAAGCAGGTCACCGGTGACAGCCGATCCCAGATGCCCAGTATAAACCAgcaggctcagcagcagcagcagcagcagcagcagggagctgCCGGCCACCTGGGTCCAAAGGGCGTGGGTGCCGGCAGCCATGGAGTCAAAACCAACCAGATTTCCCCCGGCAACCCTGGGCTGAAGgctgtcagccaatcagtgaGCAACGTTGGAGGCATGCTGAAAACCAAATCCAAGCGCGAGCGGAGCGTCTCCATTGACTCCGGCGAATCAAGAAATGCCATTCCTCCAGCCCTGGAGACAGATGCCAAAGGAG AGGGTGTTATGCGCAGTAAGCGGCGCTGTGTTCTGGAGAAGAAGCAGCCATACAGTGGAGATGAATGGTGCTCTGGACCTGAcactgaggaagatgaagacaaGCCACACACTGCAACCCACC GGGAGCGTGGGCTGGCAGGTCCTATACAAGGGCTCTCTGATCGCCTGTCTACAAGGCCCATGTCTGAACCCGTGGGTCCAGTAATGGGATGTGGAGTGGGACCAGGGATAAAGGCAGAGCCACCTCAGCCTTCACAGCAAGTGGTGTATGTTTTTACAACCAGCCTAGCCAACAG TGCTGCAGAGGCTGTAATGAAAGGACAGAGCGATTCCATCCTCCTGTTTCACCAGCAAAATGTTCCACGCAGCAAGTTGGGGCAG GGCCACCAATCAGCGAAGCCTCCTAACCCATCTGAGAAGGTAAACTCCAGCAGCTCTCCACCCATAGGCACCCCTAAATCCCAAAGTGGAACTCCACGGCCAGCCTCGGCAGGAGTTGTAGGCCCATTGCATCATGTAGGGACGCCGTCATCAGCAGGACACTCTGATAATGAATCCTCTCAGACCAGACCTGGTGGAGCCTCCAGCAATAACAGCATCATCGGCCATAGGTCAGATGGAGGAAGCACAGCCACACCGACAGGTCCAGTCCCTGGAACTGGAGATGGGGAAGGTGCAGGAGTTATGACTcttcctgttgctgctgtttctcCCTCAGGGAGTCCCTCCATCCTATCTGCACACCTACAGAGTGATACAGGCCAGAGGAGTGGCCCAGGGAACTCAGATGGTTTGTCcaaagagcagctggagcacAGGGAGCGTTCTTTGCAGACCCTGAGAGATATAGAGAGGCTGCTTCTTCGAAGTGGGGCAAGTGGTGGCCCTGGAGAAACAGGAGGCTCCAATAACAATGCCAGTAGTAACCCCTccaacataaataataataacagtactGATAGGAGTGGTATTCTCGAGGACGGTGATAATGGTACTAATAACTCTGGAAATTGCAGTAGTGGTAATATGCTATCGTCAGCCTTGGCTCCGATTGGAGGGATGAAGAGGTATGAAGAACCGCTCCAGTCCATTATTTCTCAAACACAGTCCCTCGGTGGACCTGCCCTTGATAGCCCTCAAATGGATTCTCACCATAACATACCACAACACCCCCATCATCAGCTGTCTTCACCTGGTGGCGACATGGGTCCCTTACTTGGACCAGAAGGGCTGACACCAGAGCAAATGGCGTGGAGGAAACTTCAAGAAGAATACTACCTAGAGAAAAGACGGCAACAGGATATTCAACCCCCCACACATCCCCAGCACTTTAGAATGATGGCCGAGATGGGCATGCATGGCGGTCCTATGATGATGAGAGGACCCCCTCCTCCCTACCACAGCAAACCTGGAGACCAGCAGTGGGGTCCTGGCAATATGATGGGTGGAGGAATGGGTGGAAATGCACGAATGATGGACATTCATCAAGATGGACCACGTGGCCCAAGGTTCCTAGGACAGATGCAGAGAGGGCCTCCTGGGGGAGGTGGCTTTCCTGCTAATGCAGGGGGAGTTTTATCTGTAGAGGGTCTAGGACCCCAAAGGCCCACCAGGCCAGGGATGATTTGGCTGGATGATATGCCAAACAACATGGGTGGTGGAGGTCCCTTTCATGGCTGCTACCCTGGTGGGCCTCCCCAGCACTTACAAGGTGACCCAGAGCATACGTTAACGCATGAGGAAATGTTTCGCATCATGGAAAAACGGCAGTTGCAGATGCAGCGGCTTCCTAGGTTTGAACTTGACAGATTAgctaaacagcagcaacagggcAACCTTGGCTCAAGACTTATGGATAACCCTGGGGATCCAGACTTTCCTAATTTGTCAATGGGCCGGGGTCCACCCTCTTCTCGAGGTGATCCTATGGACTTTCCTGGCTCACGGGAAATTATGGGCTCTCCTGGAGGGGGTGCTCAGATGAGAGACTTGGTGGATTCTCCTCTGGGTAGCAACCTCACAATGAACATGAACCCACAGATGAATgttcagcagcaacagcagatgATGCTATCCCAGAAGCTCCGAGGAGGTCCTGCAGGAGGGTTATCTTTAGGTGAAATGTTTAGCCCTGGAGAGATTGCACGAATCAGAGCTTCACAGAATGGAAGAGGAGGGAATAAGGGAATGATCCCAGGACCTGATGGACCCTTCCATTATCCCAATCAAGGTCCTTTCTCCGGTGGACAGGTGGAAGGACCTTATCTTCAACAGTCTGGTCCTGAGATGTTTGGGCCTGACCAGCAAGGTCCAAATCAAATGGGAGGCACACCACGGCTTAGTCATATGCCTATGACTGGAGGACTCAGGGGACCAGACCTCAGTCCAAGGCACCAGTCTGACCTATCAATCAATGTTAACCCCCTGACCTCTCCTTCAGtgcctcctcctcatcagcttAAATCTCCATCCCTCAACCAAGAGCCATCTCCTCTGCTACCTTCCCCCTCTGCTCCAGGACTGAAGTCACCCTCACAGATCTCCTCTGCTGGGCATCACCCTCTTCCCCCTGTGTCTGGTGCTGGGACTCCTTCATCTGCTTCCATGAAGTCTCCCCAGGTAATGGGGTCTTCCAACCTTGTGTTGCACTCTCCATCTGCCTCTCCTGGAAGGCTGAAGTCCCCAGCCATGGCTGTGGGCTCTCCAGGGTGGGCATCTCCAAAAACAGCTCTTCCAAGTCCAGGTGTTCCACCCAGTGGTAAAGTAGTGGGCAATGGAGGAAGTAGTTCCACCGAGACAG gcCAATCGCTTCCTCCAAGGAGTTCCAACTCTACCCCCATTAGCCAGCCAGGATCTATGAATCCTACTATGCCATTTACTTCCTCTCCCAATGCCCTTCCATCTCAGAATCCTTTGTCTCTCATCATGTCTCAGATGTCCAAGTATGCCATGCCCAGTTCTACTCCTCTCTACCATGATGCAATCAAAACAATTGCCACTTCTGATGATGAGATGCTGCCGGATCGACCGCTTCTATCTGGTGTCAGCATTGGAG GAAACATGGGGAACCCCCAGACCACGCAGATACTTGTCTCCCAGGGCTCCATTGGTCCCCACAGCGATCCACAAAGCCCCATGGGTATTGTAAGCCAAGGTCAGCAGCACCTGTCCCATGAGGCCTCAGGACCTGTGCTTTCATCCCCAAACCAAATGGGCATGCCTGCCATGAATTCTGCCATGATGGGAGGAGGTGGACCTGACGGAATGGGGCCCTGCAATGTTTCACCTATATCTCAGAACCAGATGGGAGGTTTTCCTCGCATCCAGCAAACTCCTCATGGGCCCATGCACTCACCAATTGGAGCAATGTCACAGAATTTCTCTCAGTCTAATGAGGATATTCTACCACCTCAGCAGTTACACCTGCTTAGCAAAGGCCATCCTCTTCAACGTCCCTCTCACCCTTCAGACTCATTTGCATCATTGCCCATGGGGGATGGCCCAGATCTAAGTGAAGTCATACGACCCACTCACACAGGGATCCCTGAATTTGATCTCTCCCGTATCATTCCTTCTGATAAGCCCAGTAGCACTCTTCAGTATTTCCCAAAGAGTGAGCCACATCAAAATCCACATCAGGGGCCACCATCCCAGCAACCTActccacagcagctcctcaaaCAGCTGTCTTCTTCTGGCCCCCCACACAGCAGTGGCCCTTCATCCAACCCCCACTTAGCAAACCTACAGAATATGATGGCTGAACAGCAGCTGCCACCTCATCCCTCACATGGTGGAATACGCCAAAGCATGGGCATTCCTCAGGGGGGCTCTAGGGGTATGGTTTCTGCGGGCATGGGCCCTATGTGCCCCCCTGGACATATGATTGGAAGGACAGGCATGatgcctcagcagcagctccagcaacAGCAGGCCATGATGGCAAACAGCCTTCTCCACCATCCTTCCAACCCATACCCTGGCATGATGTCCTCCCAGCAGCACCCACACAATCTGATGACACAACAGAACATTATGATGATGCAGGCTAAACAACGAGGCATGTCAATTCCAGGGGATCCATTTGGCCCCCAGGGTCCTCTAATGTCCCCTCAGGGTCCCATGATGGCCCCTTCTCACCCACAGTCTGGTATGATGGGCCCCCAGTCTCTCAGACAGCGTGGAATGTCTCTGGACAGTCCCATTGGCTATGGCCCCGGAGGTATGGCCAATATGCCATTCTGA